The DNA window TATAAACCAGATATGTGCAGCCTTGTGCCAGAGAAAAGAGAAGAGTTAACAACAGAAGGTGGACTTGATGTAGCTGGTAACGTAGAATTTTATAGAAGGGTTATAGAAAAATTAAAGAATAGTGGGATAAGGGTTAGTACTTTTATTGATGCTGATAAGAAGCAGATTGAAGCCTCTTACAGAGCAGGGAGTGAGGTTGTTGAGATACACACTGGACACTTTGCAGATGCTGTTGGGGAGCAGAAGCAGATAGAACTCAAAAGAGTTATTGAGGCAGCTAATTACGCTAAGGATCTAGGCCTACTTGTTAGTGCAGGCCATGGCCTTGATTATAACAATATTAAAGAGATATTAGATCTTAAATTTCTATATGAAGTAAACATAGGCCATTCTATTATAGCTAGAAGTATATATGTAGGCATATATGATGCTGTAAAAACTATGAGAGAACTTATAGAAAAATATGTTTAAATTTTATATTTATAAACAATTATAAACTTGTAAAAATTGTTTGCCCTTATTATATCAATAAAATTATGTTAAACTATGTTTTGTGCTTAATTATTAATAATATTGTTTCTAATAAATATATTTGTGATACTATTTAATGAAGCAATTTACATTATGTAAAATAAAAATAAAATATTAATAACAATTATAAAAGAAGATCTAAAAAGGAGATTAATGGATACTAAGTTTATTTTTATAACAGGAGGTGTTTTATCCTCACTTGGTAAAGGGATAACAGCGGCTTCTATTGGTACTTTGCTAGAAAGCAGGGGTTATAAAGTTT is part of the Deferribacterota bacterium genome and encodes:
- a CDS encoding pyridoxine 5'-phosphate synthase, which gives rise to MVKLGVNIDHVATVRQARLSKEPDPVRCAVLVELAGADGITIHLREDRRHIQERDLMLLKNTIKTRLNLEMACSEEIINIALKYKPDMCSLVPEKREELTTEGGLDVAGNVEFYRRVIEKLKNSGIRVSTFIDADKKQIEASYRAGSEVVEIHTGHFADAVGEQKQIELKRVIEAANYAKDLGLLVSAGHGLDYNNIKEILDLKFLYEVNIGHSIIARSIYVGIYDAVKTMRELIEKYV